One region of Myxococcus stipitatus genomic DNA includes:
- a CDS encoding Crp/Fnr family transcriptional regulator, translating to MSYAELLARIPLFESLPREELEHLSTLMTSRRYVRGEVIFHQGDVGTALHILRRGQVAIRLSSSEGKEVILALLERGDFFGELALLDGAPRSTDAVAREEVEVLRLRREDFQRYLAIRPQVALGLLTTLSRLVRRVTQIVHDTTFLDARARLVRVLLDLAQHVGRPGPEGVVIAQKLTQTELANLCGLTRESANKWLRFFVREGLVSYEGGQITLVHPEQLGREVE from the coding sequence ATGTCCTACGCAGAGCTGCTTGCGCGGATCCCCCTCTTCGAGAGTCTGCCTCGTGAGGAACTGGAGCATCTCTCGACGCTCATGACGTCCCGCCGCTACGTGCGCGGAGAGGTCATCTTCCATCAGGGAGACGTGGGGACGGCGCTCCACATCCTGCGCAGGGGACAGGTCGCCATCCGACTGAGTTCGTCCGAGGGAAAGGAGGTCATCCTCGCGCTGCTGGAGCGTGGAGACTTCTTCGGTGAACTCGCGCTCCTCGATGGCGCCCCGCGTTCCACAGACGCGGTGGCTCGGGAGGAGGTCGAAGTGCTGCGCCTGCGGCGCGAGGACTTCCAGCGCTACCTCGCGATACGCCCCCAGGTGGCGTTGGGGCTGCTCACGACCCTCAGCCGGCTGGTGCGCCGGGTCACCCAGATTGTTCATGACACCACATTCCTCGACGCCCGCGCGCGGTTGGTCCGGGTGCTGCTGGACCTGGCCCAGCACGTGGGGCGCCCGGGCCCCGAGGGGGTCGTCATCGCCCAGAAGCTCACCCAGACGGAGCTGGCCAACCTGTGTGGCCTCACGCGGGAGAGCGCCAACAAGTGGTTGCGCTTCTTCGTTCGGGAGGGATTGGTCTCCTATGAGGGCGGTCAAATCACCCTCGTGCATCCCGAGCAGCTCGGTCGCGAGGTCGAGTGA
- a CDS encoding Kelch repeat-containing protein encodes MPTATPEPSLAPSTIVLGEGAHTYVLPANDDGSSEPIQLGFPVNFFGALHTSVFININGNVTFREPLYKYLPFPMGGGTPPIIAPFLADVDVRSPASARVRYGTVDFEGSRAFCVNWIDVGYHAERGDKLNRFQLLLVDRNDLGLGSFDIVMNYERLVWESGGSAGGGDGLGGHAAGGGYSAGTGEQGTAFEFPGARTTGALLDGNATTGLTRTSRNSSVLGRHIFRLRGGHPELPRPLGRAQYGLPRAVLRPDGQVLVLGGSQPHVDLFVPASSGVADAWVATGDSLVDRRFHTATLLEARVQGVFVTGGESQPTTTELHDSRTGVWRATAVMSVGRIGHTATRLKDGRVLVTGGYNPTTQGLETSELYDAATDTWTATGKLNVGRSKHTATLLPDGKVLVTGGLDASSGPLRSTELYDPNTGAWEPAGDMLGLRFEHTATLMQDGRVLVAGGAPYMDISGSTEVFYPSEKTWAAVGNMARPRRKHTATLLPTCHVLVTGGGHEHNGTLDSVELFDVHTDTWSTVSSLSVPRAYHAATLLNDGRVLIVGGANDAARGTYEVYYPPRHRK; translated from the coding sequence ATGCCCACTGCGACACCGGAACCCAGCCTCGCGCCCTCCACCATTGTCCTGGGCGAGGGGGCCCACACCTACGTCCTCCCCGCCAACGACGACGGCTCGTCCGAGCCCATCCAGCTGGGCTTCCCCGTCAACTTCTTCGGGGCGCTCCATACGTCGGTCTTCATCAACATCAACGGCAACGTCACGTTCCGGGAGCCGCTCTACAAGTACCTGCCCTTCCCCATGGGGGGCGGGACGCCGCCCATCATCGCGCCCTTCCTCGCGGACGTGGACGTGAGGAGCCCCGCGTCGGCGCGGGTGCGGTATGGCACGGTGGACTTCGAGGGCAGCCGGGCCTTCTGTGTGAATTGGATCGACGTCGGCTATCACGCGGAGCGCGGTGACAAGCTCAACCGCTTCCAGTTGCTGCTCGTGGACCGCAACGACCTGGGGCTGGGCAGCTTCGACATCGTGATGAACTACGAGCGGCTGGTCTGGGAGTCGGGCGGTTCCGCGGGCGGTGGCGACGGCCTGGGCGGACATGCGGCGGGCGGAGGCTACTCGGCGGGGACGGGGGAACAGGGGACCGCCTTCGAGTTCCCCGGGGCCCGCACGACAGGGGCGCTCCTCGATGGGAACGCCACCACCGGGCTGACGCGCACCAGCCGGAACAGCTCGGTCCTGGGTCGGCACATCTTCCGTTTGAGGGGCGGTCATCCGGAGCTCCCGCGCCCCCTCGGTCGCGCGCAGTACGGCCTGCCCCGCGCCGTGTTGCGGCCCGACGGTCAGGTGCTCGTCCTGGGTGGCTCCCAGCCGCACGTGGACCTGTTCGTCCCCGCGTCGTCCGGCGTCGCCGATGCCTGGGTGGCCACGGGCGACTCCCTCGTCGACCGCCGTTTCCACACCGCCACGCTGCTGGAGGCACGGGTGCAGGGCGTCTTCGTCACGGGCGGAGAGAGCCAGCCCACCACCACGGAGTTGCACGACTCACGCACGGGCGTCTGGCGCGCCACGGCGGTGATGAGCGTGGGACGCATCGGGCACACGGCCACGCGGTTGAAGGATGGACGGGTGCTCGTGACGGGGGGCTACAACCCCACCACCCAGGGGCTCGAGACGTCCGAGCTGTATGACGCCGCGACGGATACGTGGACGGCGACCGGGAAGCTGAACGTCGGGCGCAGCAAGCACACCGCCACGCTCCTCCCGGACGGCAAGGTGCTCGTGACAGGAGGGCTGGACGCGTCCTCTGGGCCGTTGAGGTCCACGGAGCTGTACGACCCCAACACGGGGGCCTGGGAGCCCGCGGGCGACATGCTGGGCCTGCGCTTCGAGCACACGGCCACGCTGATGCAGGACGGCCGGGTGCTGGTGGCGGGCGGCGCTCCGTACATGGACATCAGCGGCTCCACGGAGGTGTTCTATCCGAGCGAGAAGACCTGGGCGGCCGTGGGCAACATGGCGAGGCCCCGGCGCAAGCACACCGCCACGCTGCTGCCCACCTGCCACGTGCTCGTCACCGGGGGCGGCCATGAGCACAACGGCACGCTCGACAGCGTCGAGCTGTTCGACGTCCACACGGATACGTGGAGCACCGTCTCCTCGCTGAGCGTCCCCCGCGCGTACCACGCGGCCACGCTGCTGAACGATGGCCGCGTGCTCATCGTCGGCGGCGCCAACGACGCGGCTCGCGGGACGTACGAGGTCTACTACCCGCCTCGCCACAGGAAGTAG